A stretch of the uncultured Trichococcus sp. genome encodes the following:
- a CDS encoding EpsG family protein, producing MALYVFTFITLLLLSIAEVFYDNKKIVLIGGGLLAILAGLRYYSGYDFVSYYYFFYDLTGLSDVFNGSIDAEPGYLFLNYLFLKLGLNYYAFILFFAFLSMGLLVNYLYKNNPYPSLVLFYYFSRFFLARDMGQIRGSIASIILLYSVKYMQQKQLFRFLLVVGIASLFHITALIFIVGYVYENYLHNGSWLQVMVLFGLAVAAGIVVQMPQLYLWAVPDRYAPYFTNPAYTGGQWLLNPVLLMQLLIFFGTLLFTNIRKDEKYRTYHNLYFLASLILIAFGNLATVGGRLSSPFATYEMFVAPYFILNFTKNKMVNLIFCLGFTVVIFLLIFILSGDYAYFIPYDTLLK from the coding sequence ATGGCTCTCTATGTCTTTACATTCATCACCCTGTTGCTGCTCAGCATTGCTGAAGTGTTCTATGACAACAAAAAAATCGTTCTGATCGGTGGTGGCCTCCTGGCTATTTTGGCCGGGTTGCGCTATTATTCGGGATACGATTTCGTTTCTTATTATTACTTTTTCTACGACTTGACCGGGTTGTCCGATGTCTTCAACGGCAGCATCGATGCCGAGCCCGGCTACCTGTTCTTGAATTATTTGTTCCTTAAGCTAGGTTTGAATTACTATGCGTTCATTCTCTTTTTCGCATTCCTGAGCATGGGGTTGTTGGTCAATTATCTTTACAAAAATAATCCGTACCCATCCTTGGTCCTGTTCTACTATTTTTCGCGTTTCTTTTTGGCGAGGGATATGGGACAGATCCGTGGTTCGATCGCGAGCATCATCCTGCTCTATTCGGTGAAATACATGCAACAGAAACAGCTGTTCCGCTTTCTGTTGGTGGTCGGGATTGCCTCGCTATTCCACATCACAGCGCTCATTTTCATCGTCGGCTACGTCTATGAAAACTATCTCCATAACGGCAGCTGGCTGCAGGTGATGGTGCTGTTCGGACTGGCGGTCGCTGCGGGAATTGTCGTGCAAATGCCTCAGTTATATCTGTGGGCGGTGCCGGATCGCTACGCTCCGTACTTCACGAATCCGGCCTACACTGGTGGGCAATGGCTGCTGAATCCGGTCTTGCTGATGCAATTGTTGATTTTCTTCGGCACCTTGCTGTTCACGAATATCCGCAAAGATGAAAAATACCGCACGTACCACAACCTCTACTTCCTGGCTTCGTTGATCCTGATCGCTTTCGGAAATCTGGCGACGGTAGGGGGACGTTTGAGTTCACCGTTCGCGACCTATGAGATGTTTGTGGCGCCGTATTTCATCCTGAATTTTACGAAGAACAAAATGGTCAATCTGATTTTCTGCCTGGGATTCACGGTCGTCATCTTCCTGCTGATCTTCATCTTGTCAGGGGATTACGCCTACTTTATCCCTTACGACACGCTTTTGAAATAG
- a CDS encoding glycosyltransferase family 1 protein: protein MTQPKRVLHFQGRMGKGGAETFMMNAYRNIDRSKYQFDFVIYEEFADVRPYHDEIAALGGKVFVVPNPNKHPLRYIKTVSKLLKENQVDIVHNEIFFGGGLNLWLAAKAGVKKRIAHSHATSDGKGNRFPYSVVRPIFNNLMMKYATDFIGCSDEAGIGLFGKEQPFVMLPNGIDLDRYRNVPVTKTEMHAQLGIPADAFVIGHIGRFEEQKNHRLLLKIFQHILKQHPNTYLLSVGAGSLEAEIHGLAKELKIEDHVLFLGEREDIAELLKAMDVFLLPSLYEGLPIVAVEAQAANVKLVLSTEVSKDTVLSENVRFVPLDAELDRWEAEIMGDPQGNRPKPEMEAFDMLKTAKALEKIYDATEGTA, encoded by the coding sequence ATGACTCAACCAAAACGTGTCCTGCATTTCCAGGGCAGAATGGGAAAGGGCGGGGCGGAGACCTTCATGATGAACGCCTACCGCAACATCGACCGCTCCAAGTACCAATTCGATTTCGTCATCTATGAAGAATTTGCCGATGTGCGTCCCTACCATGATGAAATCGCCGCATTGGGGGGCAAGGTTTTCGTCGTGCCGAACCCGAACAAGCACCCGCTGCGCTACATCAAAACCGTCAGCAAACTTTTGAAGGAGAATCAGGTCGATATCGTCCACAATGAAATCTTCTTCGGCGGCGGCCTGAACCTGTGGCTGGCTGCCAAAGCCGGCGTCAAAAAACGCATCGCCCATAGCCATGCGACTTCCGACGGCAAAGGCAACCGATTCCCGTACAGCGTCGTGCGGCCGATTTTCAACAATCTGATGATGAAATATGCGACTGATTTCATTGGCTGCTCGGATGAAGCCGGCATCGGCCTTTTCGGCAAGGAACAGCCTTTCGTCATGCTTCCGAACGGCATCGATCTCGACCGTTACCGCAACGTACCGGTGACGAAAACAGAAATGCATGCGCAGTTGGGCATTCCGGCAGATGCCTTCGTGATCGGTCACATCGGCCGTTTCGAGGAACAAAAAAATCACCGGCTGTTGCTGAAGATTTTCCAGCACATCCTGAAGCAACACCCGAACACGTACCTGTTGTCGGTCGGAGCCGGCAGTCTCGAAGCAGAGATCCACGGCTTGGCCAAGGAACTGAAAATCGAAGACCATGTGCTCTTCCTGGGCGAACGCGAAGATATCGCCGAACTGCTGAAAGCGATGGACGTCTTCCTGTTACCTTCTTTGTATGAAGGCTTGCCGATCGTGGCGGTGGAGGCTCAGGCTGCCAACGTCAAATTGGTGCTGTCGACGGAAGTGTCAAAAGACACTGTGTTGTCCGAAAATGTCCGTTTTGTGCCGTTGGATGCGGAGCTGGACCGTTGGGAAGCCGAAATCATGGGCGATCCGCAAGGCAACCGTCCGAAACCGGAAATGGAAGCTTTTGATATGCTGAAGACCGCAAAAGCGCTGGAAAAAATCTACGATGCAACGGAGGGTACGGCATGA
- a CDS encoding glycosyltransferase family 2 protein encodes MENKPFFSIVIPAYNCAGTIRATLESIAAQTVSDFEVIIVNDGSKDATADALQAFTAVDSRFAFITIPNNGPGNARNQGIARAQGQYLFLMDADDEIERHTLERYQTILNNEAPDLIVASYNLRVLDNQEIVSEKQVIAENHVYASNAAFLDNLYPLMNKQLMYVIWNKIYRLDIIREHQIAFPSYSSCEDRLFNIAYYRHAQKVVTTSEVLYQYAFEGKSSLTNKYFDNKFETFLEFYNELLDLTDKDLGGFSALFLKGTMSCIIPLHGISCPLDWAGKKTYIEKILQHPRVQYATAHSLTDTPIRKIMKLLFRSKSIHLNYIASGMMHLLSNASPKLIEKLKGNF; translated from the coding sequence ATGGAAAACAAACCTTTTTTCAGCATCGTGATCCCGGCCTACAACTGCGCCGGGACCATCCGTGCCACTTTGGAAAGCATCGCCGCCCAGACGGTCAGCGATTTTGAAGTCATCATCGTGAACGACGGATCGAAGGATGCTACTGCTGACGCGCTGCAGGCTTTTACAGCCGTTGACAGCCGCTTCGCTTTCATCACCATCCCGAACAACGGACCGGGGAATGCCCGCAACCAAGGCATCGCCCGCGCACAAGGGCAGTATCTATTTTTGATGGATGCGGACGACGAAATCGAGCGCCATACTCTGGAACGCTACCAAACGATCCTCAACAACGAGGCCCCGGACCTGATTGTGGCTTCCTACAATCTGCGGGTGCTGGACAACCAGGAAATCGTTTCGGAAAAGCAAGTCATCGCTGAAAATCATGTCTACGCTTCGAATGCGGCGTTCCTGGACAATCTTTATCCTTTGATGAACAAGCAACTGATGTATGTCATCTGGAACAAAATTTACCGTCTGGACATCATCAGGGAGCACCAAATCGCCTTTCCGAGCTACAGCAGCTGCGAGGATCGTTTGTTCAACATCGCCTACTACCGTCATGCCCAAAAAGTCGTGACGACCAGCGAAGTGCTTTACCAATACGCTTTCGAAGGCAAGAGCAGCTTGACGAACAAGTATTTCGACAACAAATTCGAGACGTTCCTGGAATTCTACAATGAATTGCTGGACCTGACCGACAAGGATCTGGGCGGCTTCAGCGCGCTGTTCCTGAAGGGTACGATGTCCTGCATCATCCCGTTGCACGGGATAAGTTGCCCGTTGGATTGGGCAGGTAAAAAGACCTACATCGAAAAGATTCTGCAGCATCCGCGTGTCCAGTACGCAACGGCTCACAGCCTGACAGATACGCCGATCCGGAAAATCATGAAACTATTATTCCGATCGAAATCGATCCACCTGAATTACATCGCTTCCGGCATGATGCATCTTTTGAGCAATGCATCGCCGAAACTGATCGAAAAACTCAAAGGAAATTTCTAG
- the galU gene encoding UTP--glucose-1-phosphate uridylyltransferase GalU, whose amino-acid sequence MTKVRKAVIPAAGLGTRFLPATKAMAKEMMPIVDTPSIQYVVEEAMAAGIEEIIIISGKGKSPIEDHFDVNIALEENLKEKGKTAMLELVQKTNIPHIHYVRQAYPHGLGDAILQAEAFIGNEPFVVLLGDDIMPSEVPLAKALMDTYDETKGGVVATMRIPENMTNRYGIIDIKEKVGEHIYSVNHFIEKPAPEEAPSNLAIIGRYLLTPEIFDILRNQAPDAGNEIQLTDAIESLNAIHPLVAYEYTGKRYDVGDKYGLLIANIEFGLENKDTADKMRPYLKDLAKELKNKA is encoded by the coding sequence ATGACGAAAGTACGGAAAGCTGTAATACCTGCAGCAGGTTTGGGAACACGTTTTTTACCAGCAACAAAAGCGATGGCTAAAGAGATGATGCCGATCGTGGATACACCGAGTATCCAATATGTGGTGGAAGAAGCTATGGCTGCCGGCATCGAAGAGATCATCATCATCTCCGGGAAAGGCAAGAGTCCGATCGAAGACCATTTTGACGTAAATATCGCGTTGGAAGAAAACTTGAAAGAAAAAGGCAAGACGGCGATGCTGGAATTGGTTCAGAAGACGAACATTCCGCATATCCATTATGTGCGCCAAGCCTACCCGCATGGACTCGGCGATGCGATTCTGCAGGCCGAAGCTTTCATCGGAAACGAACCGTTTGTCGTGTTGTTGGGTGATGATATCATGCCGAGCGAAGTCCCATTGGCTAAAGCTTTGATGGATACCTACGATGAAACGAAGGGCGGCGTCGTTGCGACGATGCGCATCCCTGAAAACATGACGAACCGCTACGGCATCATCGACATCAAGGAGAAGGTCGGCGAACACATCTACAGCGTCAACCACTTCATCGAGAAGCCGGCCCCGGAAGAAGCGCCGAGCAACCTGGCCATCATCGGCAGGTACCTGTTGACGCCGGAAATATTCGACATTTTGCGCAACCAAGCGCCGGATGCCGGGAATGAAATCCAGTTGACTGATGCGATTGAATCATTGAACGCGATCCATCCGCTGGTGGCGTACGAATATACCGGCAAGCGCTACGACGTGGGAGACAAATACGGTCTGTTGATCGCGAACATTGAATTCGGTCTGGAGAACAAGGACACAGCCGACAAAATGCGCCCGTATCTGAAAGACTTGGCGAAGGAATTAAAGAACAAAGCATAA
- a CDS encoding glucosaminidase domain-containing protein → MINGELITITAGFRAYSSLYESAQDYVDLLLNGVNHDKNHYAPVWMENTTSYKDATAALQGKYATDPNYAERLDTYIEKYQLCQFDTPKGECPASDQ, encoded by the coding sequence GTGATCAATGGCGAACTGATTACGATCACAGCGGGTTTCCGGGCTTACTCAAGTCTTTATGAGTCAGCGCAGGACTACGTGGATTTACTATTGAACGGGGTAAATCATGATAAAAATCATTATGCCCCGGTCTGGATGGAAAACACCACTTCCTATAAAGATGCCACTGCAGCCCTTCAAGGCAAGTATGCGACAGACCCAAATTATGCGGAGAGACTGGATACGTACATTGAAAAGTATCAGTTGTGCCAGTTTGATACGCCCAAGGGTGAGTGTCCAGCATCAGATCAGTGA